A window from Peptococcaceae bacterium 1198_IL3148 encodes these proteins:
- a CDS encoding SpoVR family protein: MSKSLELKLLAESIEKITETATGFNLDFYPMRFEICPAEIIYTFGAYGMPARFTHWSFGKAYHKMKTQYDYNLSRIYEMVINSNPCYAFLLEGNSLIQNKMVMAHVLAHCDFFKNNVWFKHTNRDMLESMSVASQRFRNYELKYGCEKVEQFLDAALSLQQHIDPHSYIKEMPTTIKQCCGNQQKTPYDDMWNIGSKKEGAGDCNCQHKCTSIKRANDLMKFLLEYAPDLEEWQRDILSVLREEMLYFWPQMQTKIINEGWATYWHLRIMREMDLVESEALEFAKMHAGVIQTSKTSINPYFIGLKIFEDIEKRWNNPTEEERERYGCNGQEGREKIFEVRTVDNDVSFLRNYLTKELIEELDLYLFRKVGHDYKVVDKDWRKVRDELVRNLTNCGVPYIVVENGDYKKRGELHLKHLFEGLELDVLHLEKTLPHIYLIWGRPVHLETILDKKVVLFSYDGEKIAKKFA, translated from the coding sequence ATGAGCAAAAGTTTAGAATTAAAATTATTGGCAGAGAGTATAGAAAAAATTACTGAAACTGCAACGGGATTTAATTTGGATTTTTACCCCATGCGTTTTGAGATTTGTCCTGCGGAAATAATTTATACCTTTGGTGCCTATGGCATGCCAGCACGTTTTACTCACTGGTCATTTGGCAAAGCCTATCATAAAATGAAGACGCAGTATGACTATAATCTTAGCCGGATTTATGAAATGGTGATTAACTCTAACCCTTGCTATGCTTTTTTATTAGAGGGCAATTCACTAATTCAGAATAAAATGGTAATGGCCCATGTGCTGGCCCATTGTGATTTCTTCAAGAACAATGTTTGGTTTAAACATACCAACAGAGATATGCTTGAATCCATGTCTGTTGCTTCGCAACGGTTTCGGAATTATGAATTAAAGTATGGTTGCGAAAAAGTAGAACAATTTTTGGATGCCGCATTGTCTTTGCAACAGCATATTGACCCCCATAGTTATATTAAAGAAATGCCAACCACAATAAAACAATGTTGTGGTAATCAGCAAAAGACCCCCTATGATGACATGTGGAATATAGGTAGCAAAAAGGAAGGTGCAGGTGACTGCAATTGCCAACACAAATGTACGTCGATAAAAAGGGCCAATGATTTAATGAAGTTTTTGCTTGAATATGCCCCGGATTTGGAAGAGTGGCAGCGGGATATTTTGTCGGTGTTACGGGAAGAAATGTTGTATTTTTGGCCACAAATGCAGACAAAGATAATAAACGAGGGCTGGGCCACATATTGGCATCTGCGCATTATGCGAGAAATGGATTTAGTGGAATCAGAAGCATTGGAGTTTGCTAAAATGCATGCCGGAGTAATTCAGACATCTAAAACCAGCATCAATCCATACTTTATTGGCTTAAAAATATTTGAAGATATTGAAAAACGTTGGAATAACCCTACAGAAGAAGAGCGGGAAAGATATGGTTGCAATGGTCAAGAAGGTCGAGAAAAGATCTTTGAGGTGCGCACAGTTGATAACGATGTCAGTTTTCTCAGAAATTATTTGACTAAAGAGCTGATAGAGGAATTAGACTTGTATTTGTTTCGCAAAGTGGGGCATGACTATAAAGTGGTGGATAAAGATTGGAGAAAGGTGCGTGATGAATTAGTTAGAAACTTAACCAATTGCGGTGTGCCTTATATCGTAGTAGAAAATGGTGACTATAAAAAGCGTGGCGAATTGCACTTGAAGCATTTATTTGAAGGGTTGGAACTTGATGTTTTACATTTAGAAAAGACGTTACCCCATATATATTTAATTTGGGGGCGACCGGTGCATTTAGAAACCATACTTGACAAAAAAGTAGTACTTTTCAGTTATGATGGTGAAAAAATAGCAAAGAAGTTTGCTTAG
- the yhbH gene encoding sporulation protein YhbH → MDKKKVYIISREDWSLHRKGELDQQRHRQKVREAIKKNLADIITDESIIMSDGKKVYRVPIRSLEEYRFRYDHHKQKHGGIGDGDSKVGDVVASDRQGGGNGKGKGGAGEQPGIDYYEADISLEELQQMLFKDLVLPDLKEKHNKQLASETIEFRDIRKQGLQGNIDRKRTLMEVLKRNAKAGKPGIHGIKPEDLRYRTWETAFKYQSAAVVLAMMDTSGSMGPYEKYIARSFFFWMVQFIRSKYQQVEIVFLAHHTEAKEVTEEEFFTKGESGGTRCSSVYDLALNIIETRYSPNDYNIYAFHFSDGDNLSSDNERCVELINKMLAYCNLVGYGEIEGPYYYSSTLKNSFKTIEKSNFTTVSIRDQSGVYPALKAFFSNRSNQGTVRMMQPFDV, encoded by the coding sequence ATGGATAAGAAAAAAGTTTATATCATATCCCGCGAAGATTGGTCTCTACATCGCAAGGGTGAACTGGACCAACAACGGCATCGCCAAAAGGTGCGGGAGGCCATCAAAAAAAACTTAGCGGATATTATTACCGATGAAAGCATTATTATGTCTGATGGTAAAAAGGTGTACCGGGTACCCATTCGCTCATTAGAAGAGTACCGTTTTCGTTATGACCATCACAAGCAAAAACATGGGGGTATAGGCGATGGTGACAGTAAAGTGGGGGATGTGGTGGCCAGCGACCGGCAGGGGGGTGGTAACGGCAAGGGCAAAGGTGGCGCTGGTGAGCAACCTGGTATCGATTATTATGAGGCGGATATCAGCTTGGAAGAGCTACAGCAAATGCTCTTTAAGGATTTGGTACTGCCGGATTTAAAAGAAAAACACAATAAACAACTGGCCTCTGAAACAATAGAATTTAGGGACATTCGTAAGCAGGGATTGCAAGGCAACATTGACCGTAAGCGCACGTTAATGGAAGTGCTGAAACGTAACGCTAAGGCAGGTAAGCCAGGAATCCACGGCATTAAGCCAGAGGATCTGCGTTATCGCACCTGGGAAACTGCTTTTAAGTATCAGTCGGCAGCGGTGGTGTTGGCAATGATGGACACGTCGGGCAGTATGGGGCCCTATGAAAAGTATATTGCCCGCAGTTTTTTCTTTTGGATGGTGCAGTTTATACGCTCGAAATATCAACAGGTGGAGATTGTTTTTTTAGCTCATCACACCGAGGCTAAGGAAGTTACTGAGGAGGAGTTTTTTACCAAAGGGGAGAGCGGGGGCACTAGATGCTCGTCGGTCTATGACTTGGCGTTAAATATAATAGAAACCAGATACAGCCCCAACGATTACAACATTTATGCCTTTCACTTTTCCGATGGTGATAATCTCAGCTCAGACAACGAACGTTGTGTGGAACTGATCAATAAAATGTTAGCATACTGTAACTTAGTAGGTTATGGAGAGATCGAGGGTCCATATTATTATAGTAGTACACTGAAAAATTCATTTAAAACAATTGAAAAAAGCAATTTTACCACAGTCAGTATTCGAGATCAGAGTGGCGTTTACCCCGCGTTAAAAGCTTTCTTTTCTAACCGGAGTAACCAAGGGACGGTGCGGATGATGCAACCCTTTGATGTATAA
- a CDS encoding PrkA family serine protein kinase — MDFLKRLEEYRQKERELHWEGLFSDYLNLVKEKPYVCQLSHARLYNMIEDAGIIVNDDVKSYRFFNKELFGLDRTLEKLVEEYFHPAAKKLDVRKRILLLMGPVSGGKSTIVSMLKKGLEAYSRTEAGALYGIKGCPMHEEPLHLIPKELRPEFMEEYGISIEGDLCPACQLRLDTEFGGDVEKVPVERVILSEDKRVGIGTFAPSDPKSQDIADLTGSIDFSTIAEYGSESDPRAYRFDGELNISNRGLMEFQEMLKCDEKFLWNLLSLSQEGNFKAGRFALIYADVLIVAHTNENEYKAFIANKKNEALQSRMIVLKVPYNLKVSKEIQIYDKLIKQSDLKNVHIAPHALKVAGIFSVLSRLKESKKQGMDIVKKMKLYDGEDVEGFKQKDVAELHQEAGEEGMSGVDPRYIINRLSSALIRTGNNCINALDVLRSIKDGLDQHPSINKEERERLLNFISIARREYDELAKKEVQKAFVYSFEDSARVLFENYLDNVEAYCNGVKLKDPITDEEIDPDERLMRSIEEQIGVSENAKKSFREEILIRLSVYARKNKRFNYQSHERLREAIEKKLFVDLKDVVKITTSTKTPDAEQLKRINEVSARLISDHGYCPVCANELLKYVGSLLNR; from the coding sequence TTGGATTTTTTGAAACGTCTTGAGGAGTATCGACAAAAAGAACGAGAATTGCATTGGGAAGGATTATTCAGTGATTACTTAAATTTGGTTAAGGAAAAACCATATGTTTGTCAACTATCCCATGCCAGACTTTATAATATGATTGAAGATGCTGGCATTATTGTCAACGACGATGTCAAAAGCTATCGCTTTTTCAACAAGGAACTGTTTGGTTTAGATAGGACGTTAGAAAAATTGGTGGAGGAGTACTTTCATCCCGCAGCTAAAAAGTTGGATGTCAGGAAAAGAATTTTATTACTAATGGGCCCTGTAAGTGGTGGCAAATCCACAATTGTTTCGATGTTAAAAAAGGGATTAGAAGCTTACTCCCGTACAGAGGCTGGTGCATTGTATGGCATTAAAGGGTGTCCCATGCATGAGGAGCCGCTGCATTTGATACCAAAGGAATTGCGACCAGAGTTTATGGAGGAATACGGGATAAGCATAGAAGGGGATTTGTGTCCGGCCTGTCAACTGCGGTTGGATACAGAATTTGGTGGTGACGTAGAAAAAGTGCCGGTGGAACGGGTGATTTTATCCGAAGACAAAAGGGTAGGCATTGGCACCTTCGCTCCCTCAGATCCCAAAAGTCAGGACATTGCAGACTTAACAGGAAGCATTGACTTTTCCACCATTGCTGAATACGGTTCTGAAAGTGATCCCCGGGCTTATCGCTTTGATGGAGAACTAAATATCAGTAATCGCGGGTTGATGGAGTTCCAGGAAATGTTAAAGTGTGATGAAAAATTCCTTTGGAATCTGTTGTCCTTATCCCAGGAAGGAAATTTTAAAGCGGGACGTTTTGCGTTGATCTATGCTGATGTATTAATTGTAGCCCATACCAACGAAAACGAATACAAAGCCTTTATAGCCAACAAAAAGAACGAAGCGCTGCAATCCAGGATGATTGTGCTTAAAGTACCATATAACTTAAAGGTGTCTAAAGAGATACAAATTTACGATAAACTAATTAAACAAAGTGACTTAAAAAACGTACACATTGCACCCCATGCCCTAAAGGTGGCAGGTATTTTCTCGGTGTTATCGCGCCTAAAGGAGTCCAAAAAACAGGGCATGGATATTGTCAAAAAGATGAAACTTTACGACGGCGAAGATGTGGAGGGATTTAAACAAAAGGACGTAGCTGAATTGCATCAAGAGGCAGGAGAGGAGGGTATGAGTGGTGTAGACCCGCGGTATATTATCAACCGTTTGTCCAGTGCGTTGATTAGAACCGGCAACAATTGTATCAATGCATTAGATGTGTTGCGCTCTATTAAAGATGGTTTGGATCAACACCCATCTATTAATAAAGAGGAGCGGGAACGGTTGTTAAACTTTATATCCATTGCCCGCAGAGAATATGACGAATTGGCTAAAAAGGAAGTACAGAAGGCCTTTGTATATTCCTTCGAGGACAGTGCCCGGGTTTTGTTTGAAAACTATCTGGATAACGTTGAGGCCTATTGTAACGGTGTCAAATTAAAGGACCCCATTACAGACGAAGAAATTGATCCTGACGAAAGATTAATGCGCTCTATAGAGGAACAAATTGGTGTGTCTGAAAACGCTAAAAAGAGCTTCCGCGAGGAAATTTTAATCAGGTTATCGGTATACGCCCGCAAGAACAAACGGTTTAATTATCAGTCCCATGAGCGTTTGCGGGAAGCAATTGAGAAAAAATTGTTTGTTGATTTAAAGGATGTGGTTAAAATAACCACTTCCACCAAAACCCCTGACGCTGAACAACTAAAGCGGATTAACGAAGTTAGCGCCCGTTTAATTTCAGACCATGGCTATTGCCCGGTGTGTGCCAATGAACTGTTGAAGTATGTAGGTAGTTTGTTAAACCGTTAG
- a CDS encoding DUF3006 domain-containing protein: MYIIDRFENEWAVIEFDRQVFNLPKSLLPPTAKAGDVITINISLNTKATEGIKQQNQALIDDIFKE, translated from the coding sequence ATGTATATTATAGATCGGTTTGAAAATGAATGGGCGGTGATCGAATTTGACCGACAGGTATTTAACTTGCCGAAGAGCCTACTGCCGCCCACCGCCAAAGCAGGGGATGTAATCACCATTAATATTTCCCTTAATACCAAGGCCACCGAGGGTATCAAACAACAAAATCAAGCGCTTATTGACGATATTTTTAAGGAGTAA
- a CDS encoding ComEC/Rec2 family competence protein, with product MTFQIKKLAFILLLPLLFVVGCSGDKPASQPTDLLVHYLDVGQADSILVQLSNGQNMLIDAGNNDDGQLVTGYLKEQGVKKIDYLVGTHPHEDHIGGLDTVINQFEIGNVYLPKVTHTTKTYQDVLVALKDKGLKVIAAKAGVEILNEDELQAIIISPINDHYQELNDYSAVIKLNYQHTSFLFTGDAEELAENEILTSGIDVKATVLKVGHHGSVSSTSDKFLAAVNPKLAIISVGTNNDYGHPHQQTLERLNKAGISVLRTDQQGTIIIKSDGKQVSSNVTPVKQPTTAALPAATEGSYLGSVNSDKYHTPDCPHVDSIADKNIIWFKDMAAAKAAGYQPCSNIKQ from the coding sequence ATGACTTTTCAAATCAAAAAACTTGCTTTCATACTGTTACTACCACTGCTATTCGTTGTCGGTTGTAGTGGTGATAAACCCGCTAGTCAACCAACGGATTTACTGGTTCATTATTTAGACGTGGGTCAAGCTGATAGCATTTTGGTGCAATTGTCCAATGGTCAAAATATGCTGATTGATGCCGGCAATAATGATGACGGCCAGTTGGTAACTGGTTACCTAAAGGAACAAGGGGTTAAAAAAATTGACTATTTAGTGGGTACCCACCCCCATGAAGATCACATCGGCGGATTGGATACTGTCATAAACCAGTTTGAAATTGGTAATGTTTACCTGCCCAAGGTAACGCACACCACTAAAACCTATCAGGACGTATTGGTGGCATTAAAAGACAAAGGTCTAAAGGTCATTGCTGCCAAGGCAGGGGTAGAGATCCTGAATGAAGATGAATTACAGGCTATAATAATCAGCCCCATCAATGACCACTACCAAGAATTAAATGATTACTCCGCTGTAATCAAACTCAATTATCAACATACCAGTTTTTTGTTCACCGGAGATGCCGAAGAATTGGCGGAGAATGAAATTTTAACCAGCGGCATAGACGTAAAAGCAACGGTATTAAAGGTTGGCCACCACGGTAGCGTTTCTTCCACCAGTGACAAGTTTTTAGCGGCGGTTAACCCTAAACTTGCCATAATTAGTGTTGGCACAAACAACGATTATGGACACCCTCACCAGCAAACTTTAGAAAGGTTAAATAAAGCTGGCATCAGTGTGCTACGCACCGATCAACAAGGCACCATCATCATCAAATCAGATGGCAAGCAGGTTAGCAGTAACGTCACACCGGTTAAGCAACCAACAACAGCGGCACTGCCTGCTGCAACTGAGGGCAGTTATTTGGGCAGCGTCAATTCCGACAAGTACCATACCCCAGATTGTCCCCATGTAGATAGTATTGCTGATAAAAACATTATTTGGTTTAAAGATATGGCAGCAGCCAAAGCAGCTGGCTATCAACCCTGCAGTAACATTAAACAGTAA
- a CDS encoding YceG family protein → MKIRRSNQQTALNQANDIFNDILLPSKKRTRGTVYFYRLIGFNNQSEFLTKVTLLHQQLLKYGDLYLYFIDSLPLPFNNILTDKISQGLTDLNSTDPTVICDVLTKASLLPTVNSQMTGSLKTILDLYIKNEPTVNISQLKNFVTKILLWAHQHVPTLYRQSNANHNPKVLYYGEIKKHSIYFLIFLSQLGCDVLYINPYSDSDYQNVDPNNQFSQIIEGSIKTKLAEPPIKVMAKSYVRPITTGPCVAVKLKKATDIWQDILLPLHKRSGYLGSPTPVLPIYFYRHIGLAGTSNESVDQFYNTIYQLDRTLTNGNYGYIRLTDFVPMPSNSDIAHYKTKLHWNGDQNSLISGVLSANILPITNSKSLNNTIKTAFQQTMELFIDIEPNSSSTRLENFALKLIGWINNYFYDLYIDFDFKDSPKVLYYGDIKLHEICFLIYLSKIGCDVLYINTDCQKDNIFKEIDPAEQHSKLITQPYSLALEPFPEVERVIRKATVAYSASQEIQQVIYSADAGLFKPWQFQNYRTQPITLRTTYDELKILWPEEARIRPEFKVVDDTVYVPNLFAKIRGTHQDLNLYWQDYRLLINSKNTLVVTQVPFTKVNYKKRDLYASAFLFNNDGLLNREKLMQSGFYRFSYLRSSLQHLIISKVEELIKANPFIDGTDKELPLKILMTVMTMDDNILRLIETFDYPKEVPKLVIYDSTKEVFSDEDAIIIAFLNLVGIDIAIFTPTNYNNIELKLKTELLDEHQLPSLQLDLPIPDSMDMPNESSKIGNLFNQISTKIRRKFR, encoded by the coding sequence ATGAAAATTCGTAGGTCTAACCAACAAACTGCTTTAAACCAAGCCAATGACATTTTTAATGATATATTGTTGCCATCGAAGAAACGGACCCGGGGAACTGTTTATTTCTACCGACTAATTGGTTTTAACAATCAGTCCGAATTTCTCACCAAGGTGACATTGTTACATCAACAGTTGTTGAAATATGGTGACCTTTACCTTTACTTTATTGACAGCCTACCACTACCTTTCAACAATATTCTGACTGATAAAATAAGCCAGGGTCTGACAGATTTAAATAGCACTGATCCCACTGTTATTTGCGATGTTTTAACCAAAGCTAGCTTATTACCTACAGTAAACTCGCAAATGACAGGCTCCCTAAAAACGATTCTCGATTTATATATCAAGAACGAACCCACCGTCAATATTAGCCAATTGAAAAACTTTGTTACTAAAATTTTGTTGTGGGCCCATCAGCATGTCCCGACTTTATACCGGCAAAGCAACGCCAATCACAACCCTAAAGTGTTGTATTATGGCGAAATTAAAAAACACTCGATTTACTTTTTAATTTTTTTGTCACAATTGGGCTGTGATGTGTTATACATCAATCCTTACAGTGATTCAGATTATCAAAATGTAGACCCTAACAATCAGTTTTCTCAGATTATAGAAGGCAGTATTAAAACCAAACTGGCCGAGCCACCCATTAAAGTAATGGCTAAATCATATGTCAGACCAATCACCACCGGCCCCTGCGTGGCAGTAAAGCTAAAAAAAGCCACGGATATTTGGCAAGATATTTTGTTGCCGCTACATAAAAGAAGCGGTTACCTGGGTAGCCCAACGCCAGTTCTGCCCATCTACTTTTATAGGCACATTGGTCTTGCGGGGACAAGCAATGAATCAGTGGACCAGTTCTACAATACCATTTATCAACTGGATAGAACCTTAACCAATGGAAATTACGGCTATATCCGGTTGACAGATTTTGTGCCGATGCCCAGCAATAGCGACATTGCCCACTACAAAACCAAGTTGCATTGGAATGGCGATCAAAATTCTTTAATTAGTGGAGTGTTGTCAGCTAATATTTTACCGATCACCAACAGTAAATCTTTGAATAATACCATCAAAACAGCATTTCAGCAAACCATGGAATTGTTTATTGACATTGAACCCAACAGCAGTTCAACCAGGTTAGAGAATTTTGCTTTAAAACTAATTGGTTGGATAAATAATTATTTTTATGATTTATACATCGATTTTGATTTTAAAGATAGTCCTAAGGTTTTGTATTACGGGGACATTAAACTACACGAAATATGCTTTCTGATCTACCTGTCCAAAATCGGTTGCGACGTATTGTATATCAACACCGACTGCCAAAAGGATAATATCTTTAAAGAAATTGACCCGGCTGAGCAACATAGCAAGCTCATTACACAACCGTACAGTTTAGCGCTGGAACCATTTCCCGAAGTGGAGCGAGTTATACGCAAGGCTACGGTGGCCTACAGCGCCTCCCAAGAAATTCAACAGGTAATTTACAGTGCCGATGCCGGTTTATTTAAACCTTGGCAGTTTCAAAATTACCGCACTCAACCAATAACGTTGCGCACCACCTATGATGAGTTGAAAATTTTGTGGCCGGAGGAGGCTCGCATTCGGCCGGAGTTTAAAGTGGTTGACGACACAGTGTATGTACCCAACCTCTTTGCCAAAATTAGAGGTACTCATCAAGACTTAAATCTGTACTGGCAAGATTATCGATTGCTAATCAACAGCAAAAACACCCTTGTGGTCACCCAAGTGCCCTTTACTAAAGTGAATTACAAAAAACGAGATTTATATGCATCTGCATTTTTGTTCAATAATGACGGCCTATTAAATAGAGAGAAGCTGATGCAAAGTGGTTTTTATCGCTTTAGTTATTTAAGAAGCTCATTGCAGCATCTCATTATTAGCAAAGTGGAGGAGCTTATTAAAGCCAACCCCTTCATTGATGGCACCGATAAGGAATTACCGTTAAAAATCCTGATGACGGTGATGACGATGGATGACAACATCTTACGGTTAATCGAAACCTTTGATTACCCCAAAGAAGTACCCAAATTGGTCATTTATGACAGCACCAAAGAGGTCTTTAGTGATGAAGACGCCATCATTATTGCCTTTTTAAATCTGGTGGGTATAGACATTGCCATCTTCACCCCCACCAATTACAACAACATTGAACTAAAGCTAAAGACAGAGCTACTGGATGAACATCAACTACCATCATTGCAGTTGGATTTGCCCATCCCGGATTCAATGGACATGCCCAATGAATCAAGTAAAATCGGTAATTTATTTAACCAGATATCAACAAAAATAAGGAGGAAATTTCGTTGA
- a CDS encoding toxic anion resistance protein produces MKINRTDRQLEQAVEVVPFDLEKQKQEVAVKVQNSPAIDNILAQIDLDNPNTIMTYGAGITEEIAKFADQILHSMEMVKVEDSGNMLAQLNAIMDKFDIKDFEEKKQSFFGKLFNKAKDSIEALFKKYHTMGDEVDKIYVTLKQYESEINKANADLEGMFMKNLEYYEQLEQYIYAGELAINEVRNNILPQMQQQAATSGNQLDQVQANNVARMLEMMEQRVHDLKLAENIAIQTMPSIKSIQNGNYNLIRKINSAFIITLPIFKQCLIQSIMLKRQAVQAKAMQALDEKTNELLLRNAQNTALQSKMTAQLASGSFVSIETLQKSWETIVKGIEETKQIQDDMRQKRVADSQKLLAFKEEFQNKKMLK; encoded by the coding sequence TTGAAAATTAACAGAACAGACAGGCAACTGGAGCAAGCGGTGGAGGTAGTGCCATTTGATTTAGAAAAGCAAAAACAAGAAGTGGCGGTAAAGGTACAAAATTCACCAGCCATAGACAATATTTTGGCACAAATTGATTTGGATAATCCCAACACCATTATGACCTATGGTGCCGGCATCACCGAGGAAATCGCCAAATTTGCCGATCAAATTTTGCACAGCATGGAAATGGTCAAGGTGGAAGATTCCGGCAACATGCTGGCCCAGCTTAATGCCATTATGGACAAGTTCGACATCAAAGACTTTGAAGAAAAAAAGCAGAGTTTTTTCGGCAAGTTGTTTAACAAAGCCAAAGATTCCATCGAAGCGTTGTTTAAAAAGTATCACACCATGGGTGATGAGGTGGATAAAATCTATGTCACCCTTAAACAGTATGAAAGTGAAATCAACAAAGCCAATGCAGATTTGGAAGGGATGTTTATGAAAAATCTGGAGTACTATGAGCAATTGGAACAGTACATTTATGCAGGTGAATTGGCCATTAACGAAGTGCGCAACAACATTCTGCCCCAAATGCAACAGCAAGCCGCCACCAGTGGTAATCAATTGGATCAGGTGCAGGCCAACAACGTGGCCAGAATGCTGGAAATGATGGAGCAACGGGTGCATGACCTGAAGCTGGCCGAAAACATCGCCATCCAAACCATGCCCAGCATTAAGTCTATTCAAAACGGCAACTACAACTTAATACGCAAAATCAACTCGGCCTTTATTATTACGTTACCAATATTTAAGCAGTGTTTAATTCAATCCATCATGCTCAAACGTCAGGCAGTCCAAGCCAAGGCCATGCAAGCATTGGATGAAAAGACCAACGAGTTGTTATTAAGAAACGCCCAAAACACCGCTTTACAATCCAAAATGACCGCCCAACTGGCCTCGGGCAGCTTTGTTAGCATCGAAACGCTACAAAAGTCCTGGGAAACCATTGTCAAAGGCATTGAAGAAACCAAGCAAATCCAAGATGATATGCGCCAGAAGAGGGTTGCCGACAGCCAAAAATTGTTGGCCTTTAAGGAAGAGTTCCAAAACAAAAAAATGCTAAAATAA
- a CDS encoding TIGR00266 family protein, whose protein sequence is MKHRILYPGAYAMLEVELQQGETIKAEADAMVSMSSTIDVEGKMDGGIFGGISRMLAGENFFLQTLTANRGPGKVYLSPPIPGDIIDVELDGSYNLMVQKDGFLAGDSGLNVSTQAQNLAQGFLSGEGFFVVKVSGKGVVFVNTYGGIHVFDLQPGEEIVVDNNHLVAWPDYMQYSIDKASKGWVSSFTSGEGIVCRFRGPGPVIIQTRNPKGFGSWIRKFIPVKNNG, encoded by the coding sequence ATGAAACATAGAATATTATATCCTGGGGCCTATGCCATGTTGGAAGTGGAACTGCAACAGGGGGAGACCATCAAGGCAGAAGCCGATGCCATGGTTTCGATGTCCTCCACTATAGATGTGGAAGGGAAAATGGATGGTGGTATTTTCGGTGGTATTAGCCGCATGTTGGCGGGGGAAAATTTTTTCTTGCAAACCCTCACCGCCAATCGCGGCCCGGGCAAAGTGTACCTGTCACCACCAATACCGGGGGACATTATTGACGTGGAGTTAGACGGCTCTTACAACCTGATGGTGCAAAAGGACGGTTTTTTAGCCGGTGATAGTGGGTTAAATGTGTCTACCCAAGCCCAGAATTTAGCCCAAGGTTTCCTTTCAGGAGAAGGATTCTTCGTGGTTAAGGTAAGTGGCAAAGGGGTGGTATTTGTCAATACATACGGGGGTATTCATGTTTTCGATCTGCAACCGGGCGAAGAAATAGTGGTGGACAACAACCACCTGGTGGCCTGGCCTGATTATATGCAATACAGCATCGATAAAGCTTCCAAAGGCTGGGTATCTTCCTTCACCAGCGGTGAAGGTATCGTCTGTAGATTCCGCGGCCCCGGCCCGGTAATCATTCAAACCCGTAACCCCAAAGGCTTCGGCAGTTGGATCAGAAAGTTTATTCCCGTTAAGAACAACGGATAA